The DNA segment GCACTCGGAACCTACCGAGATTCGCTCTACGGAGCCGGCTACTTCGGGTTGAAGCCAACCGGCCCGGGCAGATTTGTGGTGACCGTCGAACGCTCCGGCTACCTGCCCTACACGTATCCAGAGTCGATTGAGCTGGCAGCGAACGAGGGGCGAGAGCTCGATATTCATCTTGAGCGCGCCGGTGTGTCCGAGGAGGGGACAGGCAGTTCGATCTCTATCGGACTTCACCAGCTCGGGCGGACGCTTGTCTTGAACTCAGGTCGGCCAGGCACGACGCTGGTGAGTGTCTACGATGACCTCGGCCGACTCAGAATGTCTGAGAGGGTCGCCCTAGTCGTGGGTCAGAACGAGCTGGCGCTGCCAAGCCTGAGTAGCGGCGTCTACTTCGCCAATTGTCTGTTCGGGGAACGGGCTCTCAACACGAAGTTCGTGCTCTACTGAGATCCGGCCTTCGTCATTCGGCCTTCGAACTTCGGAATTGTCACTTGGCGTTCTAGCGCCAAGTGACGGTGACGTCTCTGTCCGGGTAGAACTTCTTGCGGGTGAAGTAGTAGGTAACCGCGCTGTCTGACTTGGCGAAGCTGTCCGGCTTGTAGGTCAGCTTCACGTCCTTGAAGCTCGCAGGCACTGTCACACGGAACTGCGCGAGGTCAATCGGCCGCTTCCACCTGCGGGTCGTGGTGACGATGTAGGCCGCGGAGTTCGCTTTGAGCGGCTGGCGGTAGTAGGCGAAGAACGAGTCTTCGGCGTTGGGCCTGAACCGCATCCGGAATGCGACGCCCGAATCCTGCTTGACGAAAGTGCGAGGTTCGAGTGCCGAGCGCCGAAGTTCGGAATCCGGCTCCGGAACGTTTGGCGTTTGGCGATCGGCGCTTGGCGTTCTAAGTTCCATGGAGTCTGGGTACATGTGGGTCGAGTCGAGCGGGAACGGGTAGAAGACCGATGCCACGATTGCTTCCCTGGCCGAGCACGTGAAGTGATACATCCCGCGCACCTCAAGTGTCCCCGGCCTCACATCCATCGTTATCTCCTCCCGAGCGAAGTGCACCGGGGATACCGGGGCGGGTTTGCGACAAGTCGTCAAGGCCAGGAGAGAACATACCACCGCCAGAGAAGGTCGGGCCATGCAACGAATATCCCCGGGTAGCCGGCCTTGTCAATTCGCACGGTGTCTGTGGCCTGACGGCGCGCGGCCTTGATTTGCGGGGCTTTTTGGGTACATTGTGCCCAGATGAGTCCGGAAGAACAGCCCGTACAACCGTCGGAGAACCGCAGGCCGTCGCGCCGGCATCGACCGCAAGGTCGTGGTCCACGCGGCCAAATCGCCCCGCCGAAGAACCCGGATACGGTCAGCTTCCTTTGCGATGTCATGCTCGGCAAGCTGGCGCGTGAGCTTCGTCTGCTGGGCTACGACGTTGAGTACGACCGGAATCTGGGCGGCATGCCTGCCTACCGGGTTGCGCGGCAGAGCGGGCGGATACTGTTGACCCGCACGAACAAGCTGAAGGGTCTGCCGGGGACGATATACGTTCCCGGACAACTGGCGCCCGAGCAGGTTGCTCAGGTCAAGACCGAGATTGAAGCCGGCTTGAAGCCTGCGATCCCGGTCACGGTCGAGGAGCCCGCCGCGACGGCGCCAGAGAGACCGGCTCAGCCCCGGCCGCAGCCGGAACGCGCGCCTGCCCCCCCGGCTTCCCCGCCGGCCGAGAAGATCGCGGCGTACGGCCGCTGCCTGCAGTGCAACGTGCCGCTGGAGAAGTTGACCCGCGAGCAGGCGCGGCCGTCGGTGCCGTTCTTCATCTACCAGATTCATCACGACTTTCGGGGTTGCCCCAAGTGCCGCAAGGTGTACTGGCCGGGCGATCACGTTGAGCAGATGTCGCAGCGGGCCGGGCCGCCGCCGCGACAACGCCGGATGTTCCGCGGCGGGCCCCGCAGATAATAGAAAACAAGTTCCGTTCTTCACGGAGGTAATCGCATGGCTGTAGTACTGGACGGCAAGAGCCTGAAAATCGAGGAAATGGTCCGCGTGGCCAGACGGCGCGAGAAAGTCGA comes from the candidate division WOR-3 bacterium genome and includes:
- a CDS encoding DUF4424 domain-containing protein, with the protein product MARPSLAVVCSLLALTTCRKPAPVSPVHFAREEITMDVRPGTLEVRGMYHFTCSAREAIVASVFYPFPLDSTHMYPDSMELRTPSADRQTPNVPEPDSELRRSALEPRTFVKQDSGVAFRMRFRPNAEDSFFAYYRQPLKANSAAYIVTTTRRWKRPIDLAQFRVTVPASFKDVKLTYKPDSFAKSDSAVTYYFTRKKFYPDRDVTVTWR